In the genome of Phocoena sinus isolate mPhoSin1 chromosome 15, mPhoSin1.pri, whole genome shotgun sequence, the window ATCCCGAAAGCCCAGGAGGGCCGCTTCCCAGAGCAACCCAGAGAGGGGGAGACGACCGCCCCTGAGAGCAGCGAGGAGGGCCTGGCCCCTGACGGCGATGCCGGCAAGAAGACCTACAAGTGCGAGCAGTGCGGCAAGGCCTTCAGCTGGCACTCGCACTTGGTGACGCACCGGCGCACGCACACGGGCGAGAAGCCCTACGCGTGCACGGACTGCGGCAAGCGCTTTGGCCGCAGCTCACACCTCATCCAGCACCAGATCATCCACACCGGCGAGAAGCCCTACACCTGCCCGTCCTGCTGGAAAAGCTTTAGCCACCACTCGACGCTGATCCAGCACCAGCGCATCCACACGGGTGAGAAGCCCTACGTGTGCGACCGCTGCGCCAAGCGCTTCACCCGCCGCTCGGACTTGGTCACCCACCAGGGCACCCACACGGGCGCCAAGCCACACAAATGCCCCATCTGCGGCAAGTGTTTCACGCAGAGCTCAGCCCTGGTCACCCACCAGCGCACCCACACCGGGGTCAAACCCTACCCGTGCCCTGAGTGCGGCAAGTGCTTCAGCCAGCGCTCCAACCTCATCGCCCACAACCGCACGCACACCGGCGAGAAGCCCTACCACTGCCTCGACTGCGGCAAGAGCTTCAGCCACAGCTCGCACCTCACTGCCCACCAGCGCACCCACCGTGGTGTCCGGCCCTACTCCTGCCCCCTGTGCGGCAAGAGCTTCAGCCGGCGCTCCAACCTGCACCGGCACGAGAAGATCCACACGGCGGGGCCCAAGGCCCTGGCCATGCTGATGCTGGGGGCAGCCGGGGCTCTGGCGGcaccccctccagcccccaccTAGGAGGCTGAGAGACAGGGGCTGGCctggagacagggaaggagggggatTGTAGCGGGGGCAGCTGCTGCGGGGGTGTGACCTGGGAGGCCCAGGAA includes:
- the ZNF205 gene encoding zinc finger protein 205 isoform X2 — protein: MSADGGGIRATQDKERAQETPRHGHSCQEMLSESEGTVPLGAAQESPHIKMEPEEPHPEGASQEARAQGVRGWVPLSQGSKEKAHFLPGGALPSPQIPVLSHEGRTRDRRMAAALLTAWSQMPVTFEDVAVYLSREEWGRLDHTQQSFYRDILQKRNGLSLGFPFSRPFWASQVQGKGEASGSCQQMGDEEEEKRGAMEVGKEELAPSLGALGDMKSFKSRVGRAQGDAPRCGQRAAGGQSSGPAKDDVQPGPTVEAQSEPAPPDIGIPKAQEGRFPEQPREGETTAPESSEEGLAPDGDAGKKTYKCEQCGKAFSWHSHLVTHRRTHTGEKPYACTDCGKRFGRSSHLIQHQIIHTGEKPYTCPSCWKSFSHHSTLIQHQRIHTGEKPYVCDRCAKRFTRRSDLVTHQGTHTGAKPHKCPICGKCFTQSSALVTHQRTHTGVKPYPCPECGKCFSQRSNLIAHNRTHTGEKPYHCLDCGKSFSHSSHLTAHQRTHRGVRPYSCPLCGKSFSRRSNLHRHEKIHTAGPKALAMLMLGAAGALAAPPPAPT
- the ZNF205 gene encoding zinc finger protein 205 isoform X1; amino-acid sequence: MSADGGGIRATQDKERAQETPRHGHSCQEMLSESEGTVPLGAAQESPHIKMEPEEPHPEGASQEARAQGVRGWVPLSQGSKEKAHFLPGGALPSPQIPVLSHEGRTRDRRMAAALLTAWSQMPVTFEDVAVYLSREEWGRLDHTQQSFYRDILQKRNGLSLAGFPFSRPFWASQVQGKGEASGSCQQMGDEEEEKRGAMEVGKEELAPSLGALGDMKSFKSRVGRAQGDAPRCGQRAAGGQSSGPAKDDVQPGPTVEAQSEPAPPDIGIPKAQEGRFPEQPREGETTAPESSEEGLAPDGDAGKKTYKCEQCGKAFSWHSHLVTHRRTHTGEKPYACTDCGKRFGRSSHLIQHQIIHTGEKPYTCPSCWKSFSHHSTLIQHQRIHTGEKPYVCDRCAKRFTRRSDLVTHQGTHTGAKPHKCPICGKCFTQSSALVTHQRTHTGVKPYPCPECGKCFSQRSNLIAHNRTHTGEKPYHCLDCGKSFSHSSHLTAHQRTHRGVRPYSCPLCGKSFSRRSNLHRHEKIHTAGPKALAMLMLGAAGALAAPPPAPT